The following proteins are encoded in a genomic region of Doryrhamphus excisus isolate RoL2022-K1 chromosome 6, RoL_Dexc_1.0, whole genome shotgun sequence:
- the LOC131130866 gene encoding tyrosine-protein phosphatase non-receptor type 5-like, translating to MTRRLSSSARSHTEDSIFLRPDEDPVWLDEPTKTGKIKSGRKDAQGEEVFLHKVFTLVVEFHCWAALLVISQVTVYWMFFVVEGNGPFASAYKALQVIDFYLSFVLHCHPIFGMDSVVLRDVMNTTQQAWIIYATAGIGVTISVFMVIHMAWRWRYGTGLWSSGTVSRDNGDRRQSVSRQPSFTLSEWTDAQEDLMDLDRVPQTPVFETGSDNKPEGDAITLTVTPVGLQERRGSNVSLTLDMCTPGCTEPYGYGAQLSPRDQSAQEYLRQGSHLLTPAMLHTRAMDDQSLQAEFYETPMNFVDPKEYNYPGLVRKNRYKTILPNTHSRVILQSQDEDDFLATYINANYLKGYGGEERAYIATQGPTVNTVGDFWRMVWQEKTPIIVMITNLEEKNEKCAEYWPEDTVTHEGIQITVVTVTQEDDYSLRVFTLKCDDEERGLRQYWYTSWPDQKTPDKAPPLLELVLEVEKAREEAPPTSGPMIVHCSAGIGRTGCFIATSILCKQLRVERVLDILGTTCQLRLDRGGMIQTCEQYQFVHHVLSLYEKQLSHASEE from the exons ATGACCCGTCGCCTGAGCAGCTCCGCCCGGTCCCACACCGAGGACTCCATCTTCCTGAGGCCCGATGAGGACCCCGTTTGGCTGGATGAGCCCACAAAGACGGGAAAAATCAAGAGCGGCAGGAAAGACGCCCAAGGAGAGGAAGTGTTTTTGCACAAAGTGTTCACGCTGGTGGTGGAGTTCCACTGCTGGGCAGCCCTCCTCGTCATCTCCCAAGTCACG GTCTACTGGATGTTCTTTGTGGTGGAAGGAAACGGGCCGTTTGCCTCCGCCTATAAAGCTCTCCAGGTCATCGACTTCTACCTGAGTTTCGTCTTACACTGCCACCCCATATTTGGAATGGAC TCCGTGGTGCTGAGGGACGTGATGAACACCACGCAGCAAGCCTGGATCATCTACGCCACTGCAGGCATTGGCGTGACCATCTCTGTTTTTATG GTCATCCACATGGCGTGGAGGTGGCGCTACGGCACTGGCTTGTGGTCATCCGGCACCGTGTCACGGGACAACGGGGATCGCCGGCAGTCTGTGAGCCGCCAGCCCTCCTTCACCCTTTCAGAGTGGACCGACGCCcaggaggacctgatggacctgGACCGTGTACCGCAGACTCCGGTCTTTGAAACGGGAAGCGACAACAAGCCAGAAGGAGACGCCATCACTCTCACTGTCACACCGGTGGGGCTGCAGGAgag GAGGGGCTCCAATGTTTCCCTGACCTTGGATATGTGTACGCCGGGATGCACGGAACCTTATGGCTACGGAGCCCAGCTTTCCCCCAGAGACCAGTCAGCCCAGGAGTACCTCCGGCAGGGATCACACCTCCTAACCCCCGCCATGCTGCACACCCGGGCCATGGATGACCAGAGCCTGCAGGCTGAATTTTAC GAGACCCCCATGAACTTTGTGGACCCCAAGGAGTACAACTACCCAGGCCTTGTGAGAAAGAACCGCTACAAAACCATCTTACCCA ACACCCACAGCAGAGTGATCCTACAGTCCCAGGATGAAGACGACTTCCTCGCCACTTACATCAATGCCAATTATCTCAAA GGTTACGGGGGTGAAGAGCGGGCATACATTGCAACCCAGGGCCCGACAGTAAACACAGTGGGGGACTTCTGGAGGATGGTGTGGCAGGAGAAGACCCCAATCATTGTCATGATCACCAACTTGGAAGAGAAAAACGAG AAATGTGCCGAGTACTGGCCTGAGGACACTGTGACCCACGAGGGGATCCAAATCACCGTTGTGACGGTGACGCAGGAGGACGACTACAGTCTGAGGGTTTTTACTTTGAAG TGTGACGACGAGGAGCGGGGTTTGCGTCAGTATTGGTACACCTCATGGCCGGACCAGAAGACCCCGGACAAAGCCCCGCCTCTTCTGGAACTGGTGCTGGAGGTGGAAAAAGCCAGAGAGGAGGCCCCGCCCACTAGCGGCCCGATGATTGTGCACTGCAG CGCTGGAATCGGCCGGACGGGCTGCTTCATCGCCACCTCCATCCTGTGCAAGCAGCTGAGGGTGGAGCGTGTGCTGGACATCCTGGGGACCACCTGTCAACTGCGTCTGGACAG GGGTGGGATGATCCAGACGTGCGAGCAGTACCAGTTTGTGCATCACGTTCTCAGCCTCTATGAGAAGCAGCTGTCTCACGCCTCCGAAGAGTAG